The Streptomyces sp. NBC_00459 DNA segment CGTCCGGCGCCACGCCCATCGTCAGCTCGGCGCGAACCCCGCGCCCGATGTCCCGCTTCTTGTACCGCAGCCGCAGCAGCCCGCCCTCGGCGCCGTTGTCCGGGTAGATCCCGTCCTCGTCGAGGGTCGTACGAGGGGCCGTGTTCGTCGAGTACGGCGCCACCTCCGCCGAGAGCAGCACCGACTCCTCGTCGAAGAACAGCTGGCCGGTGTGGCAGGTGTGCCCGCCCTCGTAGCCGGCGTCGGTCCAGGTGCCGTCCACGTGCACCTTGACGTGGATGTGCACGCAGCGACCCCGGTACCAGCCCGGGAACACGGTCCGGAAGGTGACGTAGCCGTGCCGGTCCGTCTTCCACGTACCGCGCAGATAGCGCTCGTCGTCGGTCGGCTCCTGGTGGCCGCCGGGCCCGCCGGGACCGCCAGTGGGGGGCGGACCTGTGGGTACGTCCGTCGGCTCGCCGGACGGCGGGGTGCCGCCGCCACCGCCACCGCCGTTGCCCATGTCCTCGTAGCCGGAGTAGATGCCGAGCGCCGAGCAGTGCCAGATGTCGACGGCCGCGTTCCGCACCGGCCTGCAGTTCTCGGCGTCGATCACCTTGAGCCTGAGGGTCAGCGGGATGCCCTCCTCGTCCTCGGTGACGTCCTGGCGGAGCTTGTCCGCGTCGATGTAGTACGGACCCTCGGTCGTCTCCGTGGTCAGTACGTAGCAGGCCTCGGGCGTGCCGGAGGGGGTGCCCGACGGGGTGCCGGAGGGCAGGCTCCCGGGGCCGTGCGCGCCCTTGCCCTCCGGCGCTCCCTGCGCCGACGCGAGTCCGGCGCCCAGAGCCACCGCCGTGGCCGTCACGGCCGTCGCGCCACCGGCGACGACGACTCTGCGGCGCGTCAATTCCCGCTCCGCTGCTGTCTGTTGGGGGGATTCAGTCATGACTGGGGAGATTATGAATCGAACCTGTCAAAGCCCTGTGATTCCTGGGGATGACATGAGAATGGCTCGGAATCGTCGCCGATTCCGAGCCATTCACCGAAGGCCGCAAAGCCCTCTATTCCGAATTACCGATGCTTTACTTCGGCTGCGGCTTCCGCACCGAAATGTGCAGCTCCCGAAGCCGCGCCTCCTCCAGCTCCGTCGGCGCGCCCATCATCAGGTCCTGGGCGTTGCCGTTGAGCGGGAAGGCGATCGTCTCGCGGATGTTCGGCTCGTCGGCGAGGAGCATGACGATACGGTCCACGCCGGGCGCGATCCCGCCGTGCGGAGGGGCGCCGAAGCGGAGCGCGCGGAGCATACCGGCGAACTCGCGCTCGACGGTCTCCTCGTCGTAGCCCGCGATGCCGAACGCCTTCAGCATGATGTCGGGCTCGTGGTTGCGGATCGCGCCGGACGACAGCTCCGTACCGTTGCAGACGATGTCGTACTGCCAGGCCAGGATGTCCAGCGGGTCCTGGGTCTCCAGGGCCTCCATGCCGCCCTGGGGCATCGAGAACGGGTTGTGCGAGAAGTCGATCTTCCCCGTCTCCTCGTCCTTCTCGAACATCGGGAAGTCGACGATCCAGCAGAACCGGAAGACGTTCTCCTCGAAGTGCCCGGCACGCTTGGCGGCCTCGACCCGCACCGCGCCCATGATCTTCGAGACCTCGTCGAACTCGCCCGCGCCGAAGAACACGGCGTGACCGGGGGCCAGCGAGAGCCGCTTGGTCAGCTCTGCGACGTTCTCCTCGGTGAGGAACTTCGCGATCGGCCCGGACAGCGAACCGTCCTCGGTCACGCGCACCCAGGCCAGGCCCTTCGCACCCAGCGTGACGGCGAAGTCACCCAGCTGGTCGAAGAACTTCCGGGTCTGCGACGCCACGTCCGGCACCGGCAGAGCACGTACGTGCTGACCGGCGAAGGCCTTGAACTCCGAGCCCGCGAAGACATCGGTGATGTCGACCAGCTCCAGCTGGGCGCGCAGGTCCGGCTTGTCGGAACCGTACTTCAGCATCGACTCGCGGAACGGGATGCGCGGGAAGGGCGAGGTGACCTCGCGGCCCTTGCCGAACTCGGTGAACAGCTCGGTCATCAGCCGCTCGATCGGCTGGAAGACGTCCTCCTGCTCGACGAAGCTCATCTCGACGTCGAGCTGGTAGAACTCGCCCGGCGAACGGTCCGCACGCGCGTCCTCGTCACGGAAACAGGGCGCGATCTGGAAGTAGCGGTCGAACCCGGAGATCATCAGCAGCTGCTTGAACTGCTGCGGGGCCTGCGGCAGCGCGTAGAACCGGCCCGGGTTGAGGCGCGACGGCACGACGAAGTCGCGGGCACCCTCCGGGGAGGTCGCCGTGAGGATCGGCGTGGCCATCTCGTTGAAGCCCAGCGCGGTCATCTTGTGCCGGATCGCCGAGATGACGGCCGTACGCAGCATGATGTTGCGGTGCATGCGCTCGCGGCGCAGGTCCAGGAAGCGGTACTCCAGGCGCCGCTCCTCGTTGACCCCGTCCTCGGCGTTGATCGTGAAGGGCAGCGGCTGGGCGGCGCCGAGCAGCTCCACCTCGCCGACCTCGACCTCGACCTCGCCCGTGGGCAGCTCGGGGTTGATGTTCTCCGCACCGCGCGAGACGACCTTGCCGTCGACACGGACGGTCGACTCCTTGGAGACCTTGTCGAGGGCCTCGTAGGCGGGCGTGCCGGGGCGGGCGACGAGCTGCGTGATGCCGTGGTGATCGCGCAGGTCGATGAAGAGGATGCCGCCCAGGTCGCGCCGATTGTGCAGCCAGCCGCTCAGCCGGACGTCGCTGCCGACGTCAGAGGCGCGGAGCTCGCCGCAGGTGTGGGACCTGTACCGATGCATCGTCGTTCATCCAGCCTTCGCAGATCGGGGATCGGGGTCTGTGCCGGCGAAGGGTTCGGTGTTTCACGTGAAACACCGAACCTCCGAAAACACAGACCCAGGGTACCGGCCGCCCCGAGACCGCTTCCCCGCATTTGTTCGCAGGCGTAGCCTGTACCGCTCTTCCACAGGGTGCCCCGTACAGCTTGGGTGGCACGCTGCGATCACCTCTCCATAAAGTAGGTCAATGCGCACTGGTGAGCCCCTGCCCGCCGTGGGGGACGTCCTGGTCGCCCTCGCAACCGGCATGTGGCATTGGGACACAGCCACACAGCTGGTCACGCTCGACGCCGAGGCGGCCCGCCTGCTCGGCCTGCCCGCCGAGCCGACCACCCTCACGGAGGCCGCGACCCGGGCCCGTCTCCACCCGGTCGACTGGAACGAGATCGTCGGCGTCATCCAGCTCGCCGTCGCCGAGGACAGCATCGCCGAGGTCCGGGTCCGCGTCATGGACGAGCAGGGCCGGGTCATCCGTACCGCACGCAGCCGCGCGAAGCCGACCTTCGACACCGCTCGCAAGGCGTACGACGTGATGGGCACCCTCCAGGAGGTCACCGAGCCCTCGCCCGCCACCGCCGCGCGCACCCCCGTCACCGGTGACTGGCGGCGCTCCCGGGAGGCGTTCCTGCTGGACGCGGGCCGGGCGCTGGCCGAGGCGCGGTCCACGGAGGAGGTGCTGCGGGTCGCGGCCGGCCTGTCGATGCCGGGATTCTCACCGGACGGCCTCGCCGTCTTCGGCGTCCAGGGCGACCGACTCACCGTCATCGGCCACCACGGCCAGCGCCCCGGCGACGAGCGCCCCTTCTCCCACATGCCTCTGGAGACCGACTACCCGGCCGCCGAGGTGGTCCGCACCGGCCGGGCCGTCTACCTGTCCTCCCCCGAGGCCTACAAGGCCCGCTACCCCACCGCCTGGCCACTCGCCCAGGTGTTCGACCGGCAGTCCTGGGCGTTCCTGCCACTGACGGTCGCGGGCCGCACGATGGGCGCCTGGATGGCGGGCTTCGCCTACCCGGTCAGCTTCATCCCCGACGAACGCTCGGTCCTGACGACGGTCGCCCGCATGCTCGCCCAGGCCCTCTCCCGGGCGGGCGTGGCCGAGTCGGAACGCGAACTGACCGACGGCCTGCAACGCTCGATGCTGCCGACCCTCGGCCCCGAGATACCCGGCATGGAGGTCGCCGCCCGCTACATACCGACCGGCGGCGGTCTCCAGGTCGGCGGCGACTGGTACGACATGATCCCGCTGCCCGGCGGCGGACGTTTCGCCCTGGTCATCGGCGACGTCCAGGGCCACGACGTCCGCGCCGCCGGCCTGATGGGCCAGCTGCGCATAGCGCTGCGCGCCTACGCCTCCGAGGGCCACCGCCCCGACGCGGTCCTCTCCCGCGCCTCCCGCTTCCTGCACGGCATCACCCACTCCGCGAACAGCACGGTCGGCGGCGATCTGCGCTTCGCGACCTGCCTGTACGTCGAGGTCGACCCCGCGACCGGCGTCCTGGAGATCGCCCGAGCCGGCCACCCGGACCCGGCGATCCGTATGGCGGACGGCACGGTACTCACCCGCCCGACGGCAGGCGGCCTCCCCCTGGGCATCGACCCGGACGCCGACTACCCCACCACCCTCCTCGCCCTCGAACCCGGCGAGACCATGCTCCTGTGCACCGACGGCCTGATCGAGACCGGCGGCCACGACCTGGACACGGGCTGGCAGCGCATCCGGGCGACCCTGGAGGAACACAAGGGAGACATCAAGGCCGAGGACCTGGAGGAACTGGCCGACGCCCTCGTCCAGGCCGTGCACGGCCCGTCCTCCCACCACACCACGGGCCCGCTGGCCGACCGCCGCGAGGACGACATAGCGCTGCTGCTCCTGAGCCGCCCCGGCGAGTGCGCCACCGACGGCACCCAGCCACCGTCAGCACGCCCCACCGTCCGGCGCACCATGCTGACGATCGCCCAGGCGGAACCCGAGCGCGTCGCCGTGGCCCGCCAGCAACTCCGCGAACAGCTCCACGACTGGCCCTGTCCCGACCAGGTCGACTCGGCGGTCCTCCTGGTCTCCGAGACGGCCACCAACGTCCTGGTCCACACGGACGCCGACGCCCTGGTAATCGCCGAGGTCACGGGCGCCCCCGGCGCGCGCCGCATCCGCGTCGAGGTCACGGACGTGAGCGACGACCTCCCCCACAAACGCCGCCCGGGCGAACTGGCCTCGTCCGGCCGGGGGTTGATGCTCATCGAGATGCTCGCGGACTCCTGGGGGGTGGACCCGCGGGGCGAGGGCAAGAGCATCTGGTTCGAGCTGTACGAGAGGCCGCACGAGGAGGACGGAACGGAGAAGAGGGAGAAGAGGGAGACGGAGAAGGAGGTCTAGCGCGAACGGGCACCCCGGGCGCCCAGAAATGCGGATGATACGACTATGGCCGTCACACGCACCGTCCGCAGGACCGTACCCGGGACCACGTCCACCACCGCTCCCTTCCCAGGCCCCACCGGCCACCCCCTCCTGGGCTCGGCCCTGGACCTCCGCAGGGATCCGCTCGGCACCTTCGTCGGCGCCCAGCGAGAACACGGCGACGTGGTCCGCCTGGCAGCAGGCCCGCCCGGTCTCCGTACGGTCATGTACTGCGTCTTCTCCCCCGAGGGCGCCCAGCAGGTCCTGGCCACGCAGGCCGCGAACTTCCGCAAGGACAACGTCTTCTACGAGGAGATCCGCCAGACCGGCGGCAACGGCCTCCTGACCAGCCAGGACGACGTCTACCTCCGCCAACGGCGTCTGATCCAGCCCCTGTTCACCAAAAAGCGGGTCGACGGTTACGCCGCGACGATCATCGGCGAGGCCGAGGCGACAGCGGAACGCTGGCGGAACACGCCCGACGTGGACGTCGTACGGGAGATGGACCGGCTGGCGATGCGCGCGGTCTCCCGGGTCCTGTTCGGCGCGGATGTCGAGGCCGCGGTGGACGTCATCCACGCCAACTTCCCGGTCATCAGCGCGTACATCGCAGGGCGGGCCTACGCCCCGATCCGGCTCCCGCGCACCTGGCCCACACCGTCCAACAGGCGTGCGGAGGCGGCGACCCGGGCGGTGTACGAGGTCTGCGACCGGATCATCGCGACGCGCCGGAGCAACGGGAGCGAAGCAGCCGACGAGGCAGCCGGGGCCGACCTGCTCTCCCTCCTCTCCCAGGCACAGAACGAGGAGGACGGCAGCCTCGACGCCACCGAACTCCGCGACCAGGTCCTGGTGTTCCTGCTGGCGGGCCACGAAACGACGGCGACGTCACTGGCCTTCGCACTCCGCCTCCTGGCCTGCCACCCCGAGGCAAGGGCCCGGGTCCAGGAGGAGATCGACGCGCTGCCGCCGGGGGAGCCGTACACGGCGGCGACCGTTGACCGACTCCCGTACCTGACACAGGTCCTGAAGGAGACGATGCGCCTGTATCCGGCCGCGCCGCTGATGGGCAGGCGGGCGGTGGCAGAGACGGAGATCGACGGCCACATCATCCCGGCGGGCGCGGACGTCCTCATCTCGCCCTGGGTCACCCACCGCCACCCGGCCCACTGGGACACCCCCGACCGCTTCGACCCGGACCGCTTCACCCCCGACCAGGAGACCGCCCGCCACCGCTACGCATGGCTCCCCTTCGGCGGCGGCCCCCGCGCGTGCATCGGCCGCCACTTCTCGATGCTGGAGTCGGTCCTGGCCCTGGCGGTACTGCTCCGCGAGTACGACGTCGAGGCGCCGACCGCGGAGATGCCGGTGACGGCGGCGGTGACGTTGCAGGCGGCGGGGGAGGCCCGGGTGGGGTTGCGGGCGCGAGGGCGCGGCCTGGCGTCAAAATCGGTGCGCCCGTATCCCCCTAATGAATGAACAAGCTTGCTATGGACGCGCGTTGCTCCTCCACCTGCCTACCTTCCGAGGCGGAGGTGATGCTCGATGTACGAGCAGAACAACACGCGCAAAGACGCGATCGACATCAACGACTTCGTGTACGCGGCCACGGGGGCGCGGGTACGGAGGCTGACGATGCCGGACGGGACGCACTGGTTTCCCGCGACGGACGTACTCAACAAGCTGGGGTACACGAACCCCAGGAAGACTCTGGCGGACCATGTCCCCACAGAGCACCGAGAGACTCTCGAGACCGTAACTGGAGGGCACGGTCTCAGTGTTCCCGCAGGTCGGGAGTGGCGCCGAGACATGAATCTCGTGGACCTCCAAGGTCTGATCCGGTTGGTCAACGGCTGTACCAAACCGTCGGCACAGCCGTTCAAGGCCTGGGCCTCAGAAGTCATCGCCACCATCCAGCGCGACGGCTCCTACTCCCTCGAACCGGCCACCCTGCAACCCACCCCGACCACCGTCACCGCCTACGCGGTCCCCCAGCAACTCGCCGACGCCCTCGTCCGTCTCGAAGAGCGCGTCGACCGCCAGGACGAAACCCTGCGTCAGATCGACACCAAGCAGAACGTGATCGTCGACATGCTCAGGGACCTCACCCAGACCCTCCGCCGCGCCGGCGACCTCACCCGCCCCGTCCAGGCCCCGGAGCTGACACCCCAACAGCTCCTGTCCAACTGGAAGTCCAGGAACCTCGTCGTCACCGAGGACGTCCACAAGGTCGCCGCCCACCTGGCCCCGGCCCTGCTGCACGGCGGCGCCAACTACAGCGTGGAGGAGATCTCCGTACACACCGAGCTCTCCCCGGACCGCGTCCGCCACAGCCTGGAACTGCTGTCCGAGCAGGGATGCGTACGCGAGGCCGGCCGCACTCCGGACGACACTCCGTTCTACGTACTGCCGTAGTCCAGTAGCGCCGAAGACAGACGGGCCCGAAGCCGCAAAACAAGGTTGCGGCTTCGGGCCCGTTCGTACAGTACTGAAATTTCCTACGGTCTACAGGCCACCCTCGGACATTCCATGCACAGCCGGCACAGTTCCCAGCCGACCCTTCTGGAAGTCCTCGAACGCCTGCTCAAGCTCCGCCCGTGTGTTCATCACGAACGGGCCGTAGTGGGCCATCGGCTCACGGATCGGCTGCCCGCCGAGGAGTACGACCTCCAGGTCCGGGCTGTTCGCGTCCTGCAGTTCGTCCGCGCGGATCGTCAGGGACGAGCCCGCGCCGAAGACCGCGGTCTGGCCCTTGTGGACCGGGCGCCGGTCCACACCCACGCTGCCGCGGCCCGCCAGGACGTACGCCAGGCCGTTGAAGTCCTCGCGCCAGGGGAGGGTGACCTCCGCGCCCGGGGCCAGCGTGGCGTGGACCAGGCTGATCGGGGTGTGGGTGATACCGGGGCCCTCGTGGCCGTCCAGCTCACCGGCGATGACGCGCAGGAGCGCGCCTCCGTCGTGGGACGTGAGGAGCTGGACCTGACCTCCTCGGATGTCCTGGTAGCGCGGGGCCATCATCTTGTCCTTGGCCGGGAGGTTCACCCACAGCTGGATACCGTGGAAGAGGCCTCCGGACATGACGAGGGACTCCGGGGGAGCCTCGATGTGGAGGAGGCCCGAGCCGGCCGTCATCCACTGGGTGTCACCGTTGGTGATGGTGCCGCCGCCACCCTGCGAGTCCTGGTGGTCGAAGATCCCGTCCATGATGTAGGTGACGGTCTCGAAGCCGCGGTGAGGGTGCCAGGGCGTGCCCTTGGGCTCACCCGGCGCGTACTCCACCTCACCCATCTGGTCCATCATGATGAACGGGTCGAGGTGCTTGTAGGCGATCCCGGCGAACGCCCGGCGCACCGGGAAGCCCTCACCCTCGAAACCGCTCGGCGCGGTCGTCACGGTGAGCACGGGACGCGCCACGGCGTCGGCCGGAGCGGCCACACGGGGCAGGGTCAGCGGGTTCTCGACGGTCACTGCAGGCATGTCGGGACCTCCTTGTGCGGCCAGTTTAGTTGATTATTGAACTTCCTGCTACCCCTAACAGGGGAGGCCCGGAGGGCATTCCCTCCGGGCCTCCTCAGCCGACCGGGGCCGGCCGGTACGCGCGGTACTAGTTGCTGAAGTACAGGTACTTCCAGGATCCGAACGTCGTCGAGTTCACGTTGTCGCCGGAGGCGCCGTCGATGTACGCCGACCGTACCCGGGCCCGGATGCCCGACTCACCGGGCGCCACGAGCTCCACCGCCGACCTGCCGTTCGTGGCGAGCGCGAAGTACTGGGACTCGGCGGAGTACCACGTGCCCTCGAAGTACACCTGAAGGTCGAAGCGCTGCTGACGGCCCGGGTAGTAGGGCATCGAGGTCGTCAGCACCGGGTTGGTGTTCTTGTGGAACCAGTAGTACGAGGTCGAGCCGATCTTGGCGGTCTTGTAGTGCCGGGACACGGCCGTGGAGATCCGCACCCGCGCGTTCGCCGTGACCTTGACCGTCTTCGGCGCGAAGCGGGCGTCACCCTTGAAGACCGCGGTGACGTTCGTGTCGCGGGTCATGTCGACGGTCGCGGTGAGGTTTCCGGCGGAGTTGACCTTGCCGGTCTTGACCAGCCTCTTCGGCCTGTCGCTGCCGTGCGGGTCGGCCCAGATCTCGACCGTGCGGTTCTTGTACGTCCGGCCCAGGTGTGCGGTGAACCTGACGTCGGTGCCGTAGTTGTAGAGCTTCTTGTTGTTGTTCAGGGTCAGCGTCGTCGCCGTACGGGAGACCGCGACCTTGTCGGAGACGGCGACCGGCGTGTGCGCGGCGTCACCGGCGTACGCCACCTTGTAGGTGACCGTGCCGCCGACGGGCGGGGTGTTGGTGAAGGAGTACGTGCCGTCCGACTTCACCGTGACCGACGGCAGTGCCCTGCCGTTCGGGGTCTCCAGGTCGGTGCGGGTGACGCTCAGCTTGACGCCGGCCGGCAGCGCGACCGTCGCCGAGAGCTTTCCGGAGACCGTGAGCTTCTTGGCGCGGGTGGCGTTCGACGGAGCGTTCACCGTCAGGGTCGGGACGTTCTTCGTCGGGTCGGTGAGCACCTTGAGGGTGTAGCCGCTGCCGGTACCGACCACGGCGAAGATCCGCGAGGAGTCGGGTGCCCAGGCCAGGTCGGCGGTGCCGTACGTGCCGGTCGGGTACGTACGGAGCGACCTCGTGGCGTTCGGCCGGTAGACGGCCACCTTGGTGCCGGTGACCTGGGCGATCAGGCCGTTCGGAGCGATGTCGGCGCTCTGGCCGCCCGGGTAGGCGCCCGCCTTGGTGAACGAACCGTTCGCGTAGGCGTCCCGGTCCGTGCCGTTGACCAGTACCTGCGCGGCGCCGGGGACGAGGTCGATGTCACCGATGCCGCTGTTGAGCGTGTAGTCCGCCTGATACCAGGCGGTCAGCTCGGGCGTCCGACCCGAGACGTCCACGACGGCCATCGAGTCCGAGGACAAGCCGGTCTGACCGACGGCCAGCAGACCTGGCGCCGACGCGCTCGCGTCGAGGAGCCCCTGGCCATGGATGCCGATGTTGCCCGCGGGGAACTGCTCCATCGACACCGGGCCGGCCTCGGCCACGGCCACCCGAGCCGCGGCGGACGAGTCGGAGGAGCCGGACGGGTCCGACGAGGAGTCGGCCGAGGTCTCCGGGGACGGGGTGGGGGACGTGGGCTCGGCCGAGGGATCGGGCGACGGCTCCGTCGTGGGCTCCGCGGACGGCTCCGTGCTCGGGTCGTCGGACGGGTCCGGTGCGGGCGACGTCGGCGGCTGGGACGGCGGGGCCGTCGGCTCGACGGTCGGCGGCTCGGAGGTCGGGACGGCCGTCGGGGTCGGTGTCGGGTCCGGGGTCTCGGTCCAGTTCGGGTCGACCGAGCCCAGGTCGCCGTCCCACTGGTCGCCGTAGCTGAACCAGAGCTTGCCGCCGGTGAAGGCGAGGTAGCGCGGGCCGGTGTCGGTGGGAATCGAGTAGCGGGCCTTGATGTTCAGGGTGGCCGGGTCGAGGGCCACGATCTGGTGCCGCGCGGGCAGGGACGCGTACAGGGTGCGTCCGTCGTCGGACAGTGCCAGGTCGGCGACGGAACCGAGGCCGCCGACCGTGTCGACGACGGCGCCCGAGTAACTCGCCGCCACTACACGGCCGTTGCCGCTGTCGCCGACGAAGACCCGCTTCAGGATCGCGTCCGCGACGATGCCCCCGGGCGACTGCACGGTGGCGACGGCCGCCGAGGCCGTACCGGTGGTGGCGACGCTCAGTGCCACCGAACTGAAGAGAACCGCGAGCGCCGTCGCGGTCGAAGTGCTGCGCATGCGCACAGTAATGAACCCCCCACAAGGAACCCGGCATCACCGGGAGCTGAGAGCGCCGCGCGACACCCAGGCGCGACCGCCGGAAGCGGTGGCCAGTGGGGCGCGGCTGCCAGAAGGAACCCTATGGCATGCCTGTGACAATCACAGAGGGGATTTCCAGCGCGGAAGACAACGATTTCGGCGCGGGGGACGGGGTTTGCGGCACGCGGGGAGCAGAGGGAGCGGCGGCGGCGATCCTCAGCCGTACATCCTGCGCATCGCGAACTCCACCATCTGCTCGACCGCCTTGGCGTCGAACACCATGCGGTGCTCGCCCTCCATGTCCACGACGAAGCCGTAGCCCGTGGGCAGCAGGTCGATGACCTCGGCGCCGGTGATCACGAAGTACTTGGACTCCTTGCCGGCGTAGCGGCGCAGCTCCTTCAGGGAGGTGAACATCGGGATCACCGGCTGCTGGGTGTTGTGCAGCGCCAGGAACCCGGGGTTGTCGCCGCGCGGGCAGTACACCTTCGACGTGGCGAAGACCTGCTGGAAGTCCTCGGCCGACAGTGAGCCCGTCGTGAAAGCGCGCACCGCGTCCGCCAGGGACGGCGGGGACGGCTCGGGGTACAGCGGCGGCTGCTGGCCGTACCCGCCCGGCATCTGCTGCTGCGGCTGGGCGTACTGCTGCTGCGCCCCGGCGGCGTTCTGGTCATAGCCGTACATGGGCGCAAGAGTACCGAGAGCGCGGCCGAGTGGGGGCGGCCCGGTCCCCTGCTTGCGGCCGACGCGGCCGGACCGTCCCATGGGGAGTCCACAGGTGCGGCCCTGGTTTGCCACAGCGGGCGCTCATACCGTCGACTTCGACAAAGGAATGATCAGGCAGCGGCAAAGTCCGGGTAATACCCGGCGGGCGCAGACAGAGGGAGACGGCCATGAGCGGACACGGGCACCACGCCCAGGCGGACCACGGCGACCACGAGGTCCACGAGCACGACAGGGGCCTCTCCTACGACCTCCCCGTCCTCGCCCGTCGCCGCATGATCCGCCTGCTGGCCGGCGCGAGTCTGGTGCCGCTGGTGGGCTGCAGCGCCGACGACGACTCCACGTCCTCCGCCGCCGCCTCCGACACCTCGTCGAGCGGCACGGCCTCCTCGTCCTCGTCCGCCGAGTGCGCGACCATCCCGAACGAGACCGCCGGCCCCTACCCGGGCGACGGTTCGAACGGGGTGAACGTGCTCAAGGAGAGCGGGGTCGTCCGCAGCGACATCACGTCCAGTTTCGGGGACTCGGCGGGCGGCAAGGCCGAGGGCGTGCCGCTCACGATCACGCTCACCGTCGTCGACGCGGCCTCCGGCTGTGGGACGCCCAAGACGGGCGCCGCGGTCTACCTGTGGCACTGCGACCGCGAGGGCAACTACTCCCTCTACTCGGACGGAGTCACCGACGAGAACTACCTCCGGGGCGTCCAGGAGACGGACGACAAGGGCCAGGTGACCTTCACGAGCATCTTCCCGGCCTGCTACGCGGGCCGCTGGCCGCACATCCACTTCGAGGTCTACGGCAGCCTGGAGGACGCGACCGCGGCCACGTCGATCACGAACACCTCGCAGCTGGCGTTCCCGAAGGACGTCTGCGAGACGGTGTACGCGACGGACGGCTACAGCCAGAGCGTCCAGAACCTCAGCCAGGTCTCCCTGGAGAAGGACGGCATCTTCAGCGACGGCTACGACCAGCAGCTGGCGGCCATGGAAGGCAGCGTGGACAAGGGATACACGGCCACGCTCACCGTTCCGGT contains these protein-coding regions:
- a CDS encoding ATP-binding SpoIIE family protein phosphatase; translated protein: MRTGEPLPAVGDVLVALATGMWHWDTATQLVTLDAEAARLLGLPAEPTTLTEAATRARLHPVDWNEIVGVIQLAVAEDSIAEVRVRVMDEQGRVIRTARSRAKPTFDTARKAYDVMGTLQEVTEPSPATAARTPVTGDWRRSREAFLLDAGRALAEARSTEEVLRVAAGLSMPGFSPDGLAVFGVQGDRLTVIGHHGQRPGDERPFSHMPLETDYPAAEVVRTGRAVYLSSPEAYKARYPTAWPLAQVFDRQSWAFLPLTVAGRTMGAWMAGFAYPVSFIPDERSVLTTVARMLAQALSRAGVAESERELTDGLQRSMLPTLGPEIPGMEVAARYIPTGGGLQVGGDWYDMIPLPGGGRFALVIGDVQGHDVRAAGLMGQLRIALRAYASEGHRPDAVLSRASRFLHGITHSANSTVGGDLRFATCLYVEVDPATGVLEIARAGHPDPAIRMADGTVLTRPTAGGLPLGIDPDADYPTTLLALEPGETMLLCTDGLIETGGHDLDTGWQRIRATLEEHKGDIKAEDLEELADALVQAVHGPSSHHTTGPLADRREDDIALLLLSRPGECATDGTQPPSARPTVRRTMLTIAQAEPERVAVARQQLREQLHDWPCPDQVDSAVLLVSETATNVLVHTDADALVIAEVTGAPGARRIRVEVTDVSDDLPHKRRPGELASSGRGLMLIEMLADSWGVDPRGEGKSIWFELYERPHEEDGTEKREKRETEKEV
- the aspS gene encoding aspartate--tRNA ligase, whose protein sequence is MHRYRSHTCGELRASDVGSDVRLSGWLHNRRDLGGILFIDLRDHHGITQLVARPGTPAYEALDKVSKESTVRVDGKVVSRGAENINPELPTGEVEVEVGEVELLGAAQPLPFTINAEDGVNEERRLEYRFLDLRRERMHRNIMLRTAVISAIRHKMTALGFNEMATPILTATSPEGARDFVVPSRLNPGRFYALPQAPQQFKQLLMISGFDRYFQIAPCFRDEDARADRSPGEFYQLDVEMSFVEQEDVFQPIERLMTELFTEFGKGREVTSPFPRIPFRESMLKYGSDKPDLRAQLELVDITDVFAGSEFKAFAGQHVRALPVPDVASQTRKFFDQLGDFAVTLGAKGLAWVRVTEDGSLSGPIAKFLTEENVAELTKRLSLAPGHAVFFGAGEFDEVSKIMGAVRVEAAKRAGHFEENVFRFCWIVDFPMFEKDEETGKIDFSHNPFSMPQGGMEALETQDPLDILAWQYDIVCNGTELSSGAIRNHEPDIMLKAFGIAGYDEETVEREFAGMLRALRFGAPPHGGIAPGVDRIVMLLADEPNIRETIAFPLNGNAQDLMMGAPTELEEARLRELHISVRKPQPK
- a CDS encoding BRO-N domain-containing protein; this translates as MPDGTHWFPATDVLNKLGYTNPRKTLADHVPTEHRETLETVTGGHGLSVPAGREWRRDMNLVDLQGLIRLVNGCTKPSAQPFKAWASEVIATIQRDGSYSLEPATLQPTPTTVTAYAVPQQLADALVRLEERVDRQDETLRQIDTKQNVIVDMLRDLTQTLRRAGDLTRPVQAPELTPQQLLSNWKSRNLVVTEDVHKVAAHLAPALLHGGANYSVEEISVHTELSPDRVRHSLELLSEQGCVREAGRTPDDTPFYVLP
- a CDS encoding cytochrome P450, whose translation is MAVTRTVRRTVPGTTSTTAPFPGPTGHPLLGSALDLRRDPLGTFVGAQREHGDVVRLAAGPPGLRTVMYCVFSPEGAQQVLATQAANFRKDNVFYEEIRQTGGNGLLTSQDDVYLRQRRLIQPLFTKKRVDGYAATIIGEAEATAERWRNTPDVDVVREMDRLAMRAVSRVLFGADVEAAVDVIHANFPVISAYIAGRAYAPIRLPRTWPTPSNRRAEAATRAVYEVCDRIIATRRSNGSEAADEAAGADLLSLLSQAQNEEDGSLDATELRDQVLVFLLAGHETTATSLAFALRLLACHPEARARVQEEIDALPPGEPYTAATVDRLPYLTQVLKETMRLYPAAPLMGRRAVAETEIDGHIIPAGADVLISPWVTHRHPAHWDTPDRFDPDRFTPDQETARHRYAWLPFGGGPRACIGRHFSMLESVLALAVLLREYDVEAPTAEMPVTAAVTLQAAGEARVGLRARGRGLASKSVRPYPPNE
- a CDS encoding intradiol ring-cleavage dioxygenase; translation: MTESPQQTAAERELTRRRVVVAGGATAVTATAVALGAGLASAQGAPEGKGAHGPGSLPSGTPSGTPSGTPEACYVLTTETTEGPYYIDADKLRQDVTEDEEGIPLTLRLKVIDAENCRPVRNAAVDIWHCSALGIYSGYEDMGNGGGGGGGTPPSGEPTDVPTGPPPTGGPGGPGGHQEPTDDERYLRGTWKTDRHGYVTFRTVFPGWYRGRCVHIHVKVHVDGTWTDAGYEGGHTCHTGQLFFDEESVLLSAEVAPYSTNTAPRTTLDEDGIYPDNGAEGGLLRLRYKKRDIGRGVRAELTMGVAPDETHDSN
- a CDS encoding pirin family protein encodes the protein MPAVTVENPLTLPRVAAPADAVARPVLTVTTAPSGFEGEGFPVRRAFAGIAYKHLDPFIMMDQMGEVEYAPGEPKGTPWHPHRGFETVTYIMDGIFDHQDSQGGGGTITNGDTQWMTAGSGLLHIEAPPESLVMSGGLFHGIQLWVNLPAKDKMMAPRYQDIRGGQVQLLTSHDGGALLRVIAGELDGHEGPGITHTPISLVHATLAPGAEVTLPWREDFNGLAYVLAGRGSVGVDRRPVHKGQTAVFGAGSSLTIRADELQDANSPDLEVVLLGGQPIREPMAHYGPFVMNTRAELEQAFEDFQKGRLGTVPAVHGMSEGGL